In Cicer arietinum cultivar CDC Frontier isolate Library 1 chromosome 7, Cicar.CDCFrontier_v2.0, whole genome shotgun sequence, a single window of DNA contains:
- the LOC101494327 gene encoding uncharacterized protein, with amino-acid sequence MSRNRTLLESAGEWFEYNDKGKWLNEMKGSISLIAQIIVTMTFSLATNPPGGVVQVGLSDKAFCSGLVCAGEAVMATVNHNKYLGFMICNTICFIASISVCLLLVSGIQINNSFSIWLLSTGMCVSLTSLALTYLFAASMVTPNSIWNSIAGNAFGVVVIVWVAFVVIVIAIYLIVRFFVRSLNKCAK; translated from the coding sequence ATGTCTAGGAACAGAACATTATTAGAGAGTGCAGGGGAATGGTTTGAATACAACGACAAAGGTAAATGGTTAAATGAAATGAAAGGTAGCATAAGTTTAATTGCTCAAATAATTGTAACTATGACATTTTCACTCGCCACTAATCCGCCGGGCGGCGTCGTCCAAGTTGGTCTAAGTGACAAAGCTTTTTGTTCCGGTTTAGTATGCGCCGGCGAAGCCGTCATGGCTACGGTGAaccataataaatatttaggaTTTATGATATGCAATACAATTTGTTTCATTGCATCAATAAGTGTTTGTCTATTGCTTGTTAGTGGAATTCAAATCAACAATTCATTTTCAATATGGCTCTTATCAACAGGAATGTGTGTCTCACTCACAAGTCTTGCTCTTACTTACTTGTTTGCTGCTTCTATGGTCACACCAAACTCTATTTGGAACTCTATTGCTGGAAATGCGTTTggtgttgttgttattgtttggGTTGCTTTTGTTGTAATTGTTATTGCTATTTATCTCATTGTTAGGTTCTTTGTTAGGAGTCTCAATAAATGCGCCAAatga